From the genome of Fusarium fujikuroi IMI 58289 draft genome, chromosome FFUJ_chr06:
GCACAGTGGGCAATGAACATTGATCAAAGCGCACCACCGTCCGATCCAGCAAGGATagcatctccaacagccaATCTTTCCTATCGCGCAAGTCCCTTGCCGCCTCCTGCCGCTACTTCAGCCAAACCATCTGCTGCGACGGCAGCCCTATCCAACACCACAAGTACAGTCGCATCTGCTGCGTCACTCTCAGCCATGGCTACGCCTAGTTTTATGAACCCGAGCCTTCGATCTATGGCACCACCATATTCTCACCCCCAGATATCGCGCGATTTCCACAGATACACTCCGGCACCCATAggctcctcatcttccccGGTCAAAGTATTAATTCGAAATCTGCCGCTAGAAACCTCCAGAGAGTCGGTGCGGTTTATGCTGGTTTGGTCGcaagatcttgttgatgttgaactACTTCCTGTGGACTCTGCAGAGCCACACTATCTTACAGCATTGCTCAAATTCAGAACAAGGGCAGGCGCTGAGGACGCCAAACAGCTGCTGGATGGGTGTGCGAACACTTCCAATAGTGCGCTTTTGAGAGTCGAAATTATCAGCGACGAGCCCTCTGTTGCGCATCAACAGCCTGCAGAACCTGCTCACAACGGGGTCTTTCAGTCAATGGAGAACATATCCCCTCAAACAACCAATGTCTACCCTGGGCACGACCTTCCTAAGAATGAGGGCAAATTGCAACAGATTTTCTCGCCACATTCTCCCATTGGCAATCACCTGAACGAGCCTGGCAGGGCGACAGGCAAGAGCCTTATCGCCAATGATCCTTATGACGATAGTTACGACCCCCTCAATTTCGTTGAAGACGCACTTTCCTACGACAACGGACCGCGCAGGGCCACTGTTCCCAGTGTTCCCATCAACGGGATGAGTTCTCTTtcactcaacaccaacatgcCCCCTTCCGCTCCTTCGTCTCTGCCTCAATACGGCAGCGGAATGTCAGCACAGTCGGGCCCCATGTCTCCGTCGGGCAAGGGTCAGTTTGGGTACCAGGCTCCAAACCAATCACCATACGGACGCATGAACTATCCACACGCCAATACGGCTGATCAGAATCCCCCTTGCAACACTCTGTATGTTGGTAACCTTCCCATGGACACGGCGGAAGAAGAACTCAAgactctcttctccaagcagCGGGGCTACAAACGTCTTTGTTTTCGCACGAAAGGAAATGGGCCCATGTGCTTTGTCGAATTCGAAGATATCCCATTCGCTTCCAAGGCACTGACGGAACTATATGGGAAACTTTTgtccaacagcaacaaggGTGGAATTCGACTCAGCTTCTCTAAGAATCCCCTTGGTGTACGAGCTGGTCAGAATCCTGCTCACGCAAACCCAGGTGCACTGGGTCAAATGAACGGCAACCTTGCCGCTTCTATGAACGCTTTCGGGTCAGCCAACCGCTCAGCTCCTTTACCACCCCCTGGTCTTCCCCAGCCCATGCCCGGAAACGGCCGAGGCCCCTTTCATGGAGGGGCCTCGATGAACCCCAGCTCCACTGGCACTTTTGGCGGTTTCACGCATCAAGCCTGGCCTGTTGCCGCGTTCAACAACCATGTTACGCCATCGCCTCACAGTGCCCATGCTCAATCATCAGGCTTCAGTTCAGCTTATATGCTGGGCAATTAAGCAAAATACTCTCCATGGCTAACGAGCACAATCCACATACTTGGATTTCATGTGTGACTATACCTGTAGTTGGCTTGGGGACTTTCGTGCTCAATTGATGCATTGCTTTTTTAtgtcttgttttcttttttctttcataTTTCTTCAATGATTCCCCATTTTTTACGAACACCCACTCATTTTCATCGTTTATATACGGCGTTTTGATTTCTCGCAGTCTGGAGTACTTCTTCAATACAGCCGTCTTGTGGATGGTTCGGTTGGGTGTGAATATGATTCAGAGCCGACAGACACAAAGTATCACCAGTCTTTGATCTGGTGTAACTTGGCGCACTGTTTGCCTGGACCTCAAAATTCGAGTTCAAGCCACAAACTCCCGCCGCGAACCCCTTCGACTTGATCGCACCTCTGATTTCTCTCAATACAATTGGTAATTGCAACTGAGGCGCAACCTATGACTTCACGGTACAAacccaaaagaagaagaaaaaagcagTAAAACAAAGACGGTAGAGCATGGCGAAATTCACCAAGGgaggtgaagaagaatggaggTTAGGAGCTGAGATGTGGCGAGTCACAATGGAGTGTTTTTGCATGAAAGAATGAGGTTCAGGGAAGCGCGGGTTATTGAGATTCATTTGGTTCCTATCAATGCTGGGAGTTTATTTGGGATAAGGTAAGGATGGATTAGGATTTCCTGGAGCATGGAAGAAACTGGAGCGGTCGTCCCGCGTTTGCATTCAGAAGGATTGGAGCATGGGATCGGACGGGCTACACGAGATCAAGGACTCGACAAACACGCATACCAAGATATCACCACTGGGCATTTCCAGCAGACCGCATCGGCATTGAGGAGTTCATTTATCTGATCCATCACTACGGGAAACTGGCGTTTGAAGTCTTTGTTGATGGTCATCTTGGTCAGGCTTGACAATGGCACAAGGCATGCTTTCGCTcatctgttgctgttgggatCAGAGCTCTTTGGAATGTCACATTTGGAAGGGAGGATAGCATCAATGGAACATTGGGAAGGGACTGGGCTTAACGCGATATATCCATATGTGCACCGCGTCAGGGCAGGAATAGGGCGTTTCCTTTCTACatgtttctctttttcttttctttttcgcgCATCAGAATTCGGACTGTCGCGCGAGTTGGGGCATGCATTTGCAAGCACAGCCTCTTACATCTTCATTAAGGCGGATGAAGCATAGCGCGGTGGATTATGGGCTTTCTTCTGGTAAATGTTGTTGAGTCTCAATGTTACGGCTACAGATTTTTCTACCTTCGGCCGGTAGGCGGTTATTAGCGATAGAGTACAAGTTTCAGTTGTTTATTTGATTTTTAAACTCTCGTGTCTCCGCGTCCATGTGATGTCAATTCCCTCGCTCTTTGGCAATCTCAATACTCAAGTTCCTATCCTCATGACGAAGTATTGACGAAAATTTAGGGGCATTGGCATGCCACTAGCTCCATCATCACCGTATTATTGGGTTGCCAGCGCTTGAAATGCAGTTTCAAAGTCATGACATGCCCAGTCAGCTTGACGTTGCAACTACTACCCCAAAGAATGTGGTGCATTGGAAGTGAAGCCGACGATATCCTCGCCCATGATCAAGAAATGCAACTTGTAACTATATGCTCAAGTCCTAGGGATTTGACCATATGAGTATCTACCAGCATTACCGGTGAGGCATATCCATCTCGATGAACCCGGCTATTAACCAATGGCTCTGAGGCTTCCACGCATACAAATGCTGACAGGGTAGGGTAGCATCGTGTGGCTTGACAGATGCAAGTTAAAGCAGGTCGTGTATCTGGGTATGCGCTTCGAGTGGTGCTGCATTCGCTGCAGCTGGCGCTTCGTACACAGACCGAGGCGCTTGTGCCTGTGTAGATGCTCGTGCTCGTGTTACGCACCATCGGGAACCGGTGACGGGAGGCCccagaggatgatgattACCAATATGCATCTGTCTCTGTTTACAGCCTGTAGATGGGTTACACTCTACTACACAGCAATCTAGCTTACCCAGGTTCGCGGGCCGAACCCTCGACGGGCGGACGGGACGGGCGCGGAAATTGGGAAGGGGGAGAGATGCTGTGCGACAAGGGAGGTTGTCATGTGGGAATAACCGGTAGCAAGGGGTGTGTGGGCGAGGACAGGGGGTGGAAATGGGTGGTTTCTGTGTTGAGACGCCTGCAGAGGCACGGAGATTGTGTGGTCTGCGGGTATTGGATGGGAGAGGAGGCGGAGACGATCCGGTGGGTAGGGTATTAGTTGAGAGGCTGATCAGATAATCTGTTTCTGGTGTTTGTGGAGGTATATGTGAGGGGGATGCTCATGCAGGTATGATAAACTTGGGACGACGGTGGTGGCAGTGGAAATGGAGTTGCAGTATAGTACGGCTAGTCGATGAACCCAGGGATCGAGTATGCAAATCACCTAGAAGGAGACTGAAACCGTAGCTATGAGATTGCTTACTGCGTGAATGAAGCATCTGTCACATGTTTACCAGGGTGGTAGTGTTCCAGTTGCATGTCGACAACGCCAACTGTTTGAGGATAGTTGAGATATCACATCCATTGGCTGCAGATAATACATAGGGCAAAAGCTCCGCTAGCTCTACGAGTCCACCGAGCCATCATTTGCCCAGCTCATGGTCATGGTCGCCCATAGATCATGGTACATGGTTTGCTGTCCATCCGTATTCAGACCCGGTGTGAGCATTGCAGAATTCATGTCAAAGTCTGTGTCCCACGCCGATATGTATGGCTGCATATCTTTATCAAACATGGGGCATCCTTGGTGTCCCACGCCCCTTGAAGTCGGACTCGGTGCTGTGAGCATAGCAATGCGCCTGTCGTACTTTGATTTCACAACACGCAGTATCACACGGCTTGCGGAGAGTACGTCGACACGTTTACTAGACGGTGTGAGATCCTCCGGCCCGTCACACATGAACTCGAGGAATTCGTTAAACCGTAACTGTGAGCGTGCCCAAGCATGATCCCAGTCTGGAACCTCAGATATGGGAAAAGAGAGTCGCACAGCGAGGATCACGGAGAGGATGAACTTTGTCCAATCGATGCTTGTGAAGTACTTGAAgctgtcgaggttgaggaggtaGTCGAACAGGGCGCGGGTGTTATTCACGCAGCGTGTGAGACGGACTGATGATGGGTGAATGAAATGAGGTTTCCTTGTGTTGGCGCGTGTGAGGCAGAAGATGGCACCACCTTGCAAAAAGACGTCAAAGAAGAGATGTGCGAGTTTCACAGGTGCTGTACAACGTTAGAAATGTTAGCACTGCAATAAAGATGGCTTACCTGAACGAGAGAGATGTGGTACCATGGTCTCTTTCATCTCCTTGTGCTGCATCTCGAGTCCCAGCAGCATAAGTTGAACCTGCTGGTTCACCTGCGGATCATTGTCTCGTATCGAGTTGTTTGCCGTGGTCGTCATGTTTGCAAGTCGAACAAGGTAACTCAGtgaaacatcaccatcaacctcgGCGTGGCGGTGAAGTAGCTCGCAGCACGTTGCGGTCCAGGGCGTCCACTGGGGCATGAGcagatccatcttcttccaagtGCAGAGGAAGCTGTCCAAACTGTGAGTAAGTTGGTATTGGTGCATCTCGAGGAGGACGTACTTGGACACGGCGTAGTGGTATGCTAGATACGCCCGTAGTCTGTCGAGCTGCATACTGCTCATATCGCCGGGTATCGTGTTGTCAAGATTAGGCATCTCCTGGTCGAGATCGAGGTCACTTAATAGATCACCAGCCATACGGTAGTATTGGAAGGCCTGTCTGTTCTTCGGTCTCAGATGAAACGGGTACCTGTGAGTGTTAACCATGCCAAACTTGTTCAGAGCTAATCTACTGACCAAGCGCAATAGATGAGAATGCCCTGTAGCAATTCCATGCTCCTCTCACCACTTGCCACGAACTTGAGGCCCAGAACTTTTCGAAACTCATCGTCATAAAGCGTATGTCCTTGCAGAGTGCGCGATCCAGAAGCTGCAGCCAATATCGAGAGCAAGACAAACGGTCTGGACGCAGCGAGGCTGGCCACCGTCTCATCAGGCTTCAGTACAATGACAGGGTAATGAACCAGCATCCCCCGAAACGAAACCAAGAGCGACTCTGCGGAGTCAAGGTTGAATTGGGGCTTCGCATGGAAAGATTGTATCGAAAGCGTgtgagatgaggatggcgtGGGAAAGCCCGTGAGGGGCGAGTCTTCGAAGCTACTGAGATCCGCGTCTGGATCTGAGGGGAATATTGAGTCTATGAACTGCGCATGTGAGTCTCGGAGGTTGTCAAAGTTCTCATCGACGTCCAATTGTGTTGGAACTTCAAAGTCAATGGTGAAAGTCTTTGATGGCgctggtggtggaggaggcggtggttGATGAGTTTCCATCGCGCTGTATCAAGTTTATCTATCAGCCTGATTTCCCAATGCGACAGAGTATTTCCTACTAttttgtccttcttctgcgCGTTCGCGGGCCTGTTCGCGATATGCATTCTTTCTTGGACTCGAGACACCTTTCTACGTCAGATGATGCGCTGTAAACGAATCTTCGATTGAGAGGCCTTACTTGCGACAGACCCCAGGCTGTTCACTTGGCTGGCATTTTATCTTTGTAGCGCGACACGCTTCACAGGCTGTTGAGACCCTCTTCCGAACTGGACAAGCCTCTGCTGTCGGTGACTCGCTCGCCATTTGTGTCGAGGTGTCGAGATGTCGATTGGTGGCGGTTCGGGATTGAATTGTACAAGGCCAATAATTGAACAGtgaaaggaagaaaaccTCATGCGACAAAGTGACAGAGAGTCGTGACTTGCGCCGGTGTAATGAGGAACCGAATCATGCTCAATCGCCGACAGCTCTCGGATCTTATGACCCACACAAGACGGCTGACATTGGATGTAAGCACGCATATAATACAGCCAGTGAGAGTGAGTATTGGATTTCGAGTGATGTTCTAGAAAAATAGAACAAAGGAGAATAGAACAAATGTAGGGAAAGATGGCTTCTTTAATTGATGTCTTGCCTAAAccctctctcctctctctctgaCACGCCTAATAAAACGTATGCTGGCGCCCAAATAATAATACGCAAGTTGTCAGTACCCAACTCAACACATATACATATACATACACGCACACCCTTATTCAATGACTGTATACTTCAGTCCCGGGCTTGCTTCCTTCAGAGTCTTTTCCACGATTTCCCATAGCGGCACTGCCAGCTTCTTAATCTCATACGCAGCCGTCTTAAGTCCATGTCTTTCGTGTCTGTGCCGCGCGAGATTGGATGCTGCACATCCTATCGAGCAGTATATAGTGTCCCTCTTTTGATCAATACATTCCTTGCACGCCACTGCGTTGCTAGTCCAGTCCTGCATTTCggtgtcttcatcatcatactGCACACATCTATCTCCACTCTCGCAGTCGTGCTCCAATTCATTGTGGTCGCCCTGCTCAGGTTAGATCCAGTCAGTCTGGAGAAGCTGGTAACACTTACGACACCCCTCTCGAAGCATTCATCCGAGCACCACACTGTTAATTCCCTCGTGCCGCCCATGTGAGCAAGTGCTTGGCACACCGAGCATGAGAGAACATCCTTAGGGTCCACTGTAGCTGTACAAACCGCGCAGGGTGGTAGATTATATAAGTCCTGGGAAACAGCGGGCGTTTGGCTTGCTTGGGCTCGAGTCTTATTCTGCAGCCTGTTCTGCTCAAATGCCATCTTTGCTCTACGCAGCTCATCCAGTCGGTTTCTGTGATGCTCACGTTGCGGTTCCGTCGTAAGGCTCGCTTTGTGATCTTGTGAGATCCGATCAATGACCTGCTCAATGGACATTGTGTCGCTGGCCGCATACGCTTCCAGGTATTGCTGTGCGTTTTCCACCACTTCTCCGGTTTGCAaatctttgaagaagaagtcgataTAGATCTGTTTCAATGATGCTGCATCGTTTTTTACGGCTGTAATTTGGTCGGTAAGGGAGTCCACGTCGGCTTCCCAGTTGGCTGGCTTGCCTACACCCTCCCATATCCTCTCAGTGAGCTCTTCCCAGCGCTTAACCGGGTCGTCTAGCATTGCTCGCAGCTCGTCTTGGTCTGCCCCGCCTTCTCCTACTGAGAGGAACTGCGGGTACATGCGTAGCACCCAGCGGTACCATGCCTCTTTTTCCGATGCAATACTGTCTTCGATTGATGTGAGGTCGATCTTTCTGTGATCTTTGACATCGGTAAACATGACGTCCAGTTCGTTCAGAAATGCTCTTCGCTCTGAGAACCACTCTCTGCCTTCAGCATCGCAATATCGAGCACGCATCCTGTCAAGGACCTTAGGGAAACACTTTTCGCATTCCACCACGCTTTCCTTTTCGCATTCTGATAAACACGCCTTCTTGATGGCATCCACTTCGTCGGCGCATTGTTGCCTGTGCACTCTGGCCGCGCTCAACTCTGTCCAGTGTTCTGGAAGAGCAACCTTGCCCGTCGAACCCATTTCTCCCTATCCTGACGTGACTAGGTTGGATTCGTTCTTGTTCTATAAGTAGTAAACTTGTAAGAATGATGAATTCGGGGGGGTTGCCAAAAGGTCAGTAaagttgaggttgctgaACTTTATATGCAAGATGAGTAATGGTACTGATTAGGTCAATGAACTAGCAGCTCGTAGTCAATACGTGGTCTTTTTGTGATGTATCAATTCGTGTTAAAGTCGTCTAttattgttcttgatgaaatGAGAAGCAGGGGTCAGTAACTGGAGGTCTGTAGGTAAAGCCCAAACTGCCGATGTTTAGGCGGTGTAAACCAGCTGGGTAAGGCAGCTGTTTCATCCTCAATCGCTACAGCCCATCAACAAATTCTCTTATTGCTACTAGGAATACAGACAGGATGTTGTGTAGGATAAGAGAACATGCCGAGCCCCTTTATTCTCAAGCAAGTCTTGAGCAGCACCAGTTTGGCCACCTGAAAAGGTCTCATCATTTCGACTTATATGGAAATGAGTATTTGACATAGGTATGAACCAGATCAATGATGCCCATAATGACAGTAATGCAATCATTTCTtgtatactatataaaaagataaaaagatgACGCAGTAATATCTCTCGTATAATTATTTCATTTGCATGAATTTCTATCAACCCAAAGGGCATTGCTGGCCATGTCCTGGGTCCTCGCGTTATGCACATACCGAGGCGCCCTATCTTATCAGGCGCATCAACTTTCATCATTTCGCGATCTCGGCGCATTCATTCGTCTGCTAACAAACAGCCTCCTCTAATATCAAGCAATATGGTACGTCTCTTCCAATCCCAATTTACGAACATCGTATGCTGACAGATGGCAAGGCCGACAAACTCCGCACTCAGCAAGAACTCGAGCGCCTCCAAGCGAAATACGTCGGCACTGGTCACCCAGACACGACAAGCTGGGAATGGCGCACCAACATTCAGCGCGACACATACTCTTCCATCGCCGGTCATAGGCCTCTCCTCTCTTATATCGCGCTTGCTGAGAACGAACCCATTATCAAGATTCGCGCCCAGATGATCAGGGTATGTCAAACTGCCCCTTGTCAACGGCCAATAGCTAACCTATTGGGCACAGAAAATGGTACAGCCTTGTGGTCCTCCTCCGCCACGCGAGGATTAGACCGGACAGACAATACCATATCGCAGGCAGAACTAAGAGATACAACGTGGTTTAGTTTCGCTCGGGATTTTGAAAAGGCGTCAAGGATTAATACCCCTATGGTTGGGAAGATTTTGGACCTACAATACCATATTTCACCATACAAAATTGTTTCAAGCTTTGAATTGAATGTTTGGTCTGTATTGGGGTATCATAATGTCGACATTAGTCCTCATCCCTTTTCTCTTATCTCTGCATTCGACTACCTTCACCCACggcttcgtcgtcttcttcgccgTCCTGCTGAGGCGCATCCCTGATGTTTAGACTCGCAcgaagcttcttctcgctgtcTTCATCCCAGCTGTCGCCATAAACCTCCCGCGTCATGCCCATCACGCCGTCAAcgccgacttcttcttttccacGAGGACCGACATGCCACGTCGTAGTCGAGTCGCCATCTTGGCCCAAAGGTGGTCTTTCAACTCTCTTGACGACGTAGCCTTGTTTCTCCATCCTCTTCAAGATTATTTCTGTCTTGTCCATTGACACATTCCGGTCGGCATTGAGCCGCTGGAGATAAcgcttcagcttctgatCGCTCAATTCTCCGCCGCTCAGGGAAATCACTGAAATGATCATTGTGTAGAATCCTGCGTATGTAGCTTCGTCGTCCGCGCTTGGTGTCTTGGATGGGGCGAGGATCGTTGCCTGGCGATACGCTTCTGGTAATATCGACGTAAGGATGTAGGCGCCAGAACCGAGCTTGGGCTGGGCATTAGCCTTCATAGCTATACGTTATTAGTAGCTGGATCAAGTACGATGGATGATGGCTGTACCTTGACGCTTTTCCTGGAGTGACATCTTCTCTCTAACAGGCAACTCCCTTAATTCCATGCCCCAGACTCGTCTGAGCTGTGTCTGTGCCAAGTCGAAGATGCGCCTGAATGATCGGCCTTGGGTGCCGAGAACTGTTCCTGAATTAGTTTTTGCCTATCATCCCACAGTTTCCATTGTTACCTCGTTCTTTAATACCATCTCGGCGGATCGCGGTTCTTGAATATTCGCAGGAAATAACATACCGCACCAGCTTCTTCACCAGTTGATCGTCGGCACTCTGGGCATGGTGTTGGTCTTCATCCATTTCGGCATCGCTAGCTTCTTGTTCGTTCTCGTCCTCAGAATCTGCCCTGTTCCGTTGACGGGGCCGAACATCTTCCTCTGATTCCTCGTCTTGGGCCTGAAGCGTATAGTAAGTTAGAGCTTCGTTCTTCGTGAATCACTGAGGAATTGAACTCACGGGACGGCGCCTTTGTGTAGGCATAGTGATAGCAAACAACTGTTGTTACTcaatataaaatcttacaCAGATACTCAGATTGATGCTGCCAAAGTCCCAATGATGCAAGTATTGGCGATTTGTATGAATGAAAAAGATGGAGGGGGTGGCTTATACTGACGAAAGGCTATACGCGGTCTTCCCAACTTAGACGCGTTGAATCTTATCAAGTAGCGGGAACTTATCGCTTATCCGGCTATCGCTTATCGGATAAAATTTCTAGTGACACTGGTCTCTCTCTCTACCTTGATTTTGGCAAATTTGGCCGCATTGTCGCATTCCGCTCCCTCAATGGGGCTTCCCGATTTACTATTTACTTCTCAATGATTTCTAGAGCGGTACGAGTGCCGCGTATTCGCCTGGCATACAGGCTTGGCTTAATAACACAACGAAGCACTGGTCTGGGCATCCGACCAAGTCCAGTTCATGAGGGCCTGGCACGACGATTATATACGTCCGACCTTGGAAATTCTGGGGAGAACAAGGTTGACGCTTTCATAACGAATACGGACGCTTCGAAAACAACGCCGAAAGAAGAGCAATTGGACGAAGAGTCAAAAGTTTCACCTACAGGGTCAGAAGACGCCACACCAGCTCCGGATTttccctccaccaccaacgtCGACTCTGAGCCAACTAGTAGCTCCGAGGAACCTCAATTAGACGAGGACCCGATCTCGAAAGACGCGACGATATCTCCTGGCGACGAGACATTCCCAGAGGAGCTGGTCGGCGATGCACTGAACGAATCCTCATCACAACCGCAATCGTCAAGATACGTTTTACCTGACCTGCCCGACTTCCCCAAATCGTCGTCAGGACATTCACCCAGCCCCGAACAGTATGCGCTGGACGAACTCTTGGGAGAATCGCAGAAGCCAGGGATCGAGGCATTTGCACTGCCTGAACTAGAAGCCCCGGATCTTGTAGACGAGCTCATACCTTTGCCAAAGAGACGCCTCTACGATCGTCTTATGCACGATGAATCCCTCGGAGTCTCTACTCTGGGAATGCCAGCTGGTGCCattatcatcaacaatccGAATATGACACGCATCGAGCGGCCAGCCCCTACTGTGATGGAAGCGAAACCTATAGAAACTACAGATCTTGACTGGCAAAATTTGACTCCGTCCGGAATGACAGAGCCTGAATCTGAAGAGATATTCAAGAATATCGACGAAATTTGCCCCACGAGTCGTATTCTGCGTCAAACCGAGATCGACAAGCTCGTCAGCACTCTTTGCGATGGTTTCACAGTCACCCAGCTGCGGGAATATCAAAGTGCTCGCAAGCCAGAACCCAAGGATCATGACATGGTAAAATACGAGTGGATAGAAGAGATTGTACCATGGACTTCAATGAACTCGGTTCGACTGCGTGGCAATGATAAGGCTACCCTTGCTCAAAAGATCGTGTTGGATAAATGGAAGATTGAGGTTCAGGAACATGCGGACGATCTTGGAAAAGCGTTCATTTGGATGGATCCTGAGATCTTCCCCTTTCTCATATGTTTGTTCCCAAAAACCTGAGCTTGGTGGTATATTTGCTGACTGACGGTCATAGATGGTCGCAACAACACAAGCCGTCTACTTTGGGAGCTCAAGCGGGATTTCATAGTCGGCGAAGACGAGAAGTTAACATTGCATACTCCAAAATGCCGCCTCAACATTACAGCGAAGAAGTCAACTACTTACGGTATCCTCGCTCATATTGACCAGGCCGtgcagaggatgaagagccgGGTTATCGACGTTGCCCCCCTTCTTCCGAAGACTCGATCAGTAGCTCTAACGCAGGCAGAGCGCAAGGAGCTCGGCCGGCTTACCAAGACTTCAATCACGCCTGTAAGGCATGGCTCCCAGGAGGTACGAAATTCCAGTTGTCCCTAAAACGTACAATATCATACTAAATGGTTTCTAGATGTTGCGCGTCTCCTGGATTCCCCAGCCTGACGAGCCCCCAACCGAGACAGAAGACCTTGCAGACACAGTATTCCGCTTAATCGTTGGCCGTGTCGTCCCGGGCGCCGACCACGGTGTCCTGCAGTGTCTTCCGCGATCTGATGACCAAGACCTAGTCACTGGCCAGCCCGTCCCTGTACAACGCCAGGCTCGGGCTATGTCGTGGAGAGACAAGCTCCAGAAGTGGCTGAGAATTGTCGCACCCATCAGCAAGGATACTCAAAACACTCTACCGCTAGGGCTGTCTTCCGAA
Proteins encoded in this window:
- a CDS encoding probable splicing factor 3B subunit 10, yielding MADKLRTQQELERLQAKYVGTGHPDTTSWEWRTNIQRDTYSSIAGHRPLLSYIALAENEPIIKIRAQMIRPCGPPPPRED
- a CDS encoding related to WHI3 protein, involved in regulation of cell size; this translates as MNIDQSAPPSDPARIASPTANLSYRASPLPPPAATSAKPSAATAALSNTTSTVASAASLSAMATPSFMNPSLRSMAPPYSHPQISRDFHRYTPAPIGSSSSPVKVLIRNLPLETSRESVRFMLVWSQDLVDVELLPVDSAEPHYLTALLKFRTRAGAEDAKQLLDGCANTSNSALLRVEIISDEPSVAHQQPAEPAHNGVFQSMENISPQTTNVYPGHDLPKNEGKLQQIFSPHSPIGNHLNEPGRATGKSLIANDPYDDSYDPLNFVEDALSYDNGPRRATVPSVPINGMSSLSLNTNMPPSAPSSLPQYGSGMSAQSGPMSPSGKGQFGYQAPNQSPYGRMNYPHANTADQNPPCNTLYVGNLPMDTAEEELKTLFSKQRGYKRLCFRTKGNGPMCFVEFEDIPFASKALTELYGKLLSNSNKGGIRLSFSKNPLGVRAGQNPAHANPGALGQMNGNLAASMNAFGSANRSAPLPPPGLPQPMPGNGRGPFHGGASMNPSSTGTFGGFTHQAWPVAAFNNHVTPSPHSAHAQSSGFSSAYMLGN